In Streptomyces sp. NBC_00306, a single genomic region encodes these proteins:
- a CDS encoding nucleoside/nucleotide kinase family protein, with amino-acid sequence MLAQPPPPHLLERARALAVPGRRRVLGLAGAPGAGKSTLAGRLVDALDGLAVLVPMDGFHLAQAELERLGRAGRKGAPDTFDAAGYAALLARLRTRSADTTVYAPAFDRRLEEPVAGSIAVPPDVPLVVTEGNYLLHDEGAWAGIRALLDEIWYLELDPAVRVPRLVDRHVEFGKERSFAERWVRDSDEANARLVARGRDRADVVVPMP; translated from the coding sequence ATGCTTGCGCAGCCGCCCCCTCCGCACCTGCTGGAACGAGCCCGCGCCCTCGCCGTCCCCGGCCGGCGCCGCGTCCTGGGGCTCGCCGGAGCGCCCGGCGCGGGCAAGTCGACGCTCGCCGGCCGTCTCGTCGACGCCCTCGACGGTCTCGCCGTCCTCGTCCCCATGGACGGATTCCATCTGGCACAGGCCGAGCTCGAACGCCTCGGCCGGGCCGGGCGCAAGGGCGCCCCCGACACCTTCGACGCGGCCGGATACGCCGCTCTCCTCGCCCGGCTGCGCACGCGATCCGCGGACACCACCGTCTACGCCCCCGCCTTCGACCGGAGGCTGGAGGAACCCGTCGCCGGGAGCATCGCCGTCCCGCCGGACGTCCCCCTCGTCGTCACGGAGGGGAACTACCTCCTGCACGACGAAGGCGCCTGGGCCGGGATCCGCGCCCTGCTCGACGAGATCTGGTACCTGGAGCTCGATCCCGCGGTCCGTGTGCCCCGACTGGTGGACCGGCACGTGGAGTTCGGCAAGGAGAGGTCCTTCGCCGAGCGCTGGGTCCGCGACTCCGACGAGGCCAACGCCCGCCTGGTCGCACGGGGCAGGGACCGGGCGGACGTCGTCGTCCCGATGCCGTAG
- a CDS encoding DUF397 domain-containing protein, whose protein sequence is MTTTELTWFKSSYSGGSGDSCVEVALSWHKSSYSSGSGDDCVEVATCPSTVHVRDSKVEQGPQLALSPASWTAFITHTTQV, encoded by the coding sequence ATGACCACCACGGAACTGACCTGGTTCAAGAGCAGCTACAGCGGCGGATCCGGCGACAGTTGCGTCGAGGTCGCCCTCTCCTGGCACAAGTCCAGCTACAGCAGCGGATCCGGAGACGACTGCGTCGAGGTCGCCACCTGCCCCTCCACCGTCCACGTCCGGGACTCCAAGGTCGAGCAGGGCCCTCAACTCGCCCTCTCCCCCGCCTCCTGGACCGCCTTCATCACCCACACCACTCAGGTCTGA